The DNA region TCCGGGGTGATGGAGCGGTAGTGCACGCCGCTGAGGGTAAAAGGAGAACTGTTCATTCCTGTGACCTCCTGAAGCGGGGACAAGAAGGGAAGGCGGGTGGACAGCACCATTGTTCCCCTTCGGCGGGTGACAGGTGCCCACACGGCCACCGGCCCTGGCCTCGGCAGGCCGCCGCAGCTCACCCCACGCCCCCCAGGGACCGGACCAGCACGACCGGCGGGGGGCTGTGCGGGCTGGCGTGGGCGTAGGGTTCGTCCGTGCGGCGGTACCCCAGGGCCGCGTAGAAGGGCAGCACGTCCAGATTGAACTGGCTGACCGCCAGCAGCACCCGCGCGTACCCGCCCTGCCGGGCCGTCTCCTCCACGGCCGCCACCAGCGCCCGGCCCACCCCCTGCCCGCGCACGCGGGGGAGCGTGGCGAGCTTATTCAGTGTTAGCGTGGCCGCGCCGTCCGGCCGGAAGCCCACCACGCCCACCACCTCGCCCGCCTGCACGGCCACGACACCGCCCGCCCCGGGCCCGAACAGCGACCGTTCCAGGTCCTGCAGGGTCGTGCGGGTCCAGCTGCTGCGGGGGTCCATGCCGGCCGCCATCATCACGGCGTGAAAGGCGGGCAGGTCGGCGGGCGTCACCGGCCGGAGCGTGAAGGGCGTCACGCCGGGCCGTCCAGGGTGAGGCGCATCTCGGGACTGCCGGACTCGGTGAAGCCCAGCCGCTCGTAGAGGGGCCGGCCCATAGGCGCGGCGTTCAGCGTGACGCTGCGCAGGCCGCAGGCCCGCACGTGCGAGAGCGCGGCGTGCATCAGCGCCTCCGCCAGTCCGCGGCGGCGGTGGGCGGGGCTCACGTACATGTTCAGGACGTGGGCGCGCTGCGTGGCCGGGTCGGTCAGGGTGGGAATCTGCGGGTGCAGCATCACACCCACGCCCGCCACCACCTGCCTGCCGTGCTCGACCAGAAACCCGGTGTACACCCCGGCGGGCAGGGCCGAGCGGAGCCAGTCGGTCCACTGGCCGCGCTGCGCCCAGGCCTGAGCGTCGGTCAGGGCGCCCATGTCCACGAACATCTGCCCGCGCTGCACGGCGATGGCCTCCGCGTCCGGCGCGGTGGCCGGGCGCAGCGCGTACCCGCCGGGCAGGTCGGGCGTCATCTCAGCCCTGCTTCTCCGCTTTGGCGTCCACGCGGGCCTGCACGCGCATGCGCAGGGCGTTCAGTTTGATGAACGCGCCGGCGTCGTGCTGGTTGTAGTCGCCGCCCGCCTCGAAGCTCACGAGGTCCTTGTCGTACAGGCTGCGGGGCGCGCGGCGGCCCACGGTGATCACGTTGCCCTTGTACAGCTTCAGGCGGGCCACGCCGGTCACGCTGCTGGCCACGAAATCCAGGTACACCTGCAGCGCCTCGCGTTCCGGCGCGAACCAGAAGCCGTTGTAGACCAGTTCGGCGTACTTGGGGCCAAGGGCGTCGCGCTGGTGCAGCACCTCGCGGTCCAGGGTGATGCTCTCCACGGCGCGGCGGGCGTGGTACAGCAGCGTCCCGCCGGGCGTCTCGTACACGCCGCGGGACTTCATGCCCACGAAGCGGTTCTCCACCAGGTCCAGGCGGCCCACGCCGTTGCGCCCGCCGATCTCGTTGGCCTTCGTGAGCAGCGCGGCCGGGCTCAGGCGCTCGCCGTTGATGGCGACCGGGTCACCCTGCTCGAACTCCACCTCCACGTACTCGGCCTCGTCGGGCGCCTGCTCGACCGGCACAGTCAGTTTCCACATGTGCGCGGGCGGCTCGGCCCAGGGGTCTTCCAGGATGCCCCCCTCGTAGCTGATGTGCAGCATGTTCGCGTCCGTGCTCCAGGGGTCTTTCTTGGTGGTGGGGACGGGAATGCCGTGCTCACGGGCGTAGGCTTCCAGGTCGGCGCGGCCCTGGAAGTCCCAGTCGCGCCAGGGGGCGACGGTGACGATGTCGGGCTTCAGGGCGTAGGCGGTCATCTCGAAGCGGACCTGGTCGTTGCCCTTGCCGGTGGCGCCGTGCGCGACGGCGACCGCACCTTCCTTCTCGGCGATCTCGACCATCTTCTTGGCGATCAGGGGGCGGGCGATGCTGGTGCCGAGCAGGTAGTAGCCCTCGTACAGGGCGCTGGCGCGGAACATGGGGAACACGTAGTCGCGCACGAACTCCTCGCGGAGGTCCAGGGCGTAGGCGCTGACGGCGCCGGTGTTCAGGGCCTTGACGCGGGCTTCTTCCACCTCGTCGCCCTGGCCCAGGTCGGCGGTGAAGGCGACGACGTCGTAGCCGCGTTCCTCGGCGAGCCACTTGAGGATGATGCTGGTGTCCAGGCCGCCGCTGTAGGCGAGGACGATCTTCTGCCGCTGCTCGGGGGTGGGGGTGCCTGTCTGGGTCATGGGGGCATTCTCCTGCTTGTGGGGCGTGAGGGCACAAGACCCCCAGACGTGACGGGCCGGCCTGCGGGGGGCAGGTCGGCCGGGGTCAGCGTCGGGGGGTCAGGGTCAGCATCAGTGGGTCTGTATGAGTATGCGAAAATTTCGCATAGCTATTCACCGAAGCTAGCAGGCGAACCGGGCCGGGTCAAGCTGCCGGGTCCCCGCCTGCCGGCGCCACAGGAAAGCAGGCCCCTACCGATAACGGAAAGGGGCCCTGGGGTTCAGGTGAAACTCAGAGGCGGTAGTTGATGCCCAGGCGGCCGCCCAGACCGAAGCTCACGCCGACGC from Deinococcus ficus includes:
- a CDS encoding GNAT family N-acetyltransferase, which produces MTPFTLRPVTPADLPAFHAVMMAAGMDPRSSWTRTTLQDLERSLFGPGAGGVVAVQAGEVVGVVGFRPDGAATLTLNKLATLPRVRGQGVGRALVAAVEETARQGGYARVLLAVSQFNLDVLPFYAALGYRRTDEPYAHASPHSPPPVVLVRSLGGVG
- a CDS encoding GNAT family N-acetyltransferase → MTPDLPGGYALRPATAPDAEAIAVQRGQMFVDMGALTDAQAWAQRGQWTDWLRSALPAGVYTGFLVEHGRQVVAGVGVMLHPQIPTLTDPATQRAHVLNMYVSPAHRRRGLAEALMHAALSHVRACGLRSVTLNAAPMGRPLYERLGFTESGSPEMRLTLDGPA
- a CDS encoding argininosuccinate synthase, with protein sequence MTQTGTPTPEQRQKIVLAYSGGLDTSIILKWLAEERGYDVVAFTADLGQGDEVEEARVKALNTGAVSAYALDLREEFVRDYVFPMFRASALYEGYYLLGTSIARPLIAKKMVEIAEKEGAVAVAHGATGKGNDQVRFEMTAYALKPDIVTVAPWRDWDFQGRADLEAYAREHGIPVPTTKKDPWSTDANMLHISYEGGILEDPWAEPPAHMWKLTVPVEQAPDEAEYVEVEFEQGDPVAINGERLSPAALLTKANEIGGRNGVGRLDLVENRFVGMKSRGVYETPGGTLLYHARRAVESITLDREVLHQRDALGPKYAELVYNGFWFAPEREALQVYLDFVASSVTGVARLKLYKGNVITVGRRAPRSLYDKDLVSFEAGGDYNQHDAGAFIKLNALRMRVQARVDAKAEKQG